A region from the Vicia villosa cultivar HV-30 ecotype Madison, WI linkage group LG3, Vvil1.0, whole genome shotgun sequence genome encodes:
- the LOC131657200 gene encoding uncharacterized protein LOC131657200 — protein sequence MLVSNMKSIWLLTILVIISLCYYKNVNGEDCENDILSMNIECLIYMNKDLQEPIPPNDRCCDIIKTANFPCVCKNGLSRKLPLDPSKTYADLISWDNVMYCFDNVANLFLMAFSVIDSLFRQCPPTN from the exons atgttagtTTCTAACATGAAATCAATATGGTTATTAACCATCCTTGTAATAATATCTCTATGCTATTACAAAAATGTGAATGGAGAAGATTGTGAAAATGATATTCTTAGCATGAATATTGAGTGTTTGATTTACATGAACAAAGATTTGCAAGAACCAATACCTCCTAATGATCGATGTTGTGATATAATTAAAACTGCTAATTTTCCATGCGTTTGCAAGAATGGTCTCAGTCGAAAATTGC CTCTTGATCCTTCAAAGACATATGCGGATTTAATTAGTTGGGACAATGTGATGTACTGTTTTGATAATGTGGCAAACCTCTTCCtcatggctttcagtgtgata GATTCACTGTTCCGCCAATGCCCTCCTACCAATTGA